TTATTGGAGTGAAATTGCCATGGCATAAAGAGACCACAAAGATTAGGCGCAAAGATCAGGGGATAGGGGAGTTTTGCGGAAAATCTTGCATGGATGAATGCTCAAGGCTATTTGGTGTGGCGCTGTGGCAAGTTTGTAGGACTTGTCCGGAATAATTTATGAAAATAATGTTGTTTCAGGCTTCTTGTTTTTTAATGATGGAAGTTGAATCAGAATAAATGGAATTAATGGGCCAAAGATAAAGGCTGCGCTTATCCATTTATCAGATCGGCCTTTAATAGAGGCTAAGACGTAAGTTATATAGGCACTAACGAACCATACCATAATGAATGTCATAGGATATATATATCGTTTTACGTGGCGGTTGTCAATGATAAGGGGTGATTCATGGCCAGCACAGAACTTAAAATAGTTTTAGGTGCGGAAATAGCACAATTCATATCAGGACTTAAAAATGCTGAGACCAGCATGACCGGCTTCATCAACAAGATCAAGGGATTTCCAATTCATGCCGCCACCCTTGCAGTTGTAGCGAAAGAAGTTGTGGGCAAGGTCGGCGAACTCATTACCTTCACAGCAGATTACGGAGATGAATTACTAAAGGCTTCTCAGAAGACAGGCGTGGCAGTTGAAGAACTATCGGGGCTAAAATATGCGGCAGAACTGTCAGGCGTATCTTTTGAACAGTTAACAACAAACCTCGGAAAGCTCTCGAAAAACTTATTTGATGCGGCCTCAGGGACGGGGGACGCTAAAGATGCCTTTAAGAAATTAGGGGTTGATGTTAAAGATTCAAATGGGAATTTAAGGTCTTCCGAAGACGTTCTTATAGACGTTGCCGAGAAATTCTCGACAATGGAAGATGGCACGACCAAGTCGGCTCTTGCCATGAAAATATTTGGAAAATCAGGGGCAGACATGATCCCCCTACTTAATCAAGGCGCTGCTGGCATCAAAGAGGCAACAGAGGAGGCAAAAGCATTTGGGCTCGTCGTAGGCGAAGACGCTGCAAAGGAGGCTGAGGATTTTAATGATAATTTGGATCGCATGAAAGGCCTTGTTAAGGGAGTAGCTACGGCAATCGGCAATAATCTGATACCTGCAATAAATGATTTAATAGAAGCTTGGATAGAATACAGCAAAAAAGTCAATAAAACTCCGAGTATATGGGAAGAAATGTGGAAGAAGGCAAGTCCATCGGCTGAGATTAATGAAAAACTCAAAGGCATCGGGTTTATGCAGGGCGGAGAATTTTGGATTGGAGAAGGTGTTGGTGGAACTATACCCCCAAGTCAATCCAATGCTAAATGGTCATCAGGAGGGAAAGATAAAAAGAAAAAAACATCTCCGCCGGTAATAGATGATGAAGAGAAAAAGAAAATTGATAAGGCAAAAAAGGAATACGAAGATTTTATGCAGGCCTATCAGGATGATTTTTCCGCGGCTTTCAACAAAATGGATAGGGAATACGAAGATTTTATGCAGGCCTATCAGGATGATTTTTCCGCAGCTTTCAATAAGATGGATAGGGAATACGAAGACTTCATGCAGGCCTACCGTGACTCATTTTCGGAGGAAATGCTGCCAACGACCAAGA
This is a stretch of genomic DNA from Nitrospirota bacterium. It encodes these proteins:
- a CDS encoding phage tail tape measure protein, with amino-acid sequence MASTELKIVLGAEIAQFISGLKNAETSMTGFINKIKGFPIHAATLAVVAKEVVGKVGELITFTADYGDELLKASQKTGVAVEELSGLKYAAELSGVSFEQLTTNLGKLSKNLFDAASGTGDAKDAFKKLGVDVKDSNGNLRSSEDVLIDVAEKFSTMEDGTTKSALAMKIFGKSGADMIPLLNQGAAGIKEATEEAKAFGLVVGEDAAKEAEDFNDNLDRMKGLVKGVATAIGNNLIPAINDLIEAWIEYSKKVNKTPSIWEEMWKKASPSAEINEKLKGIGFMQGGEFWIGEGVGGTIPPSQSNAKWSSGGKDKKKKTSPPVIDDEEKKKIDKAKKEYEDFMQAYQDDFSAAFNKMDREYEDFMQAYQDDFSAAFNKMDREYEDFMQAYRDSFSEEMLPTTKTFSEGWHEAIKKYVEDTGSMFNLATDMARQTAQAMQSAFQNFFFDMFQGKITSMKDLLRGLLTFAQQVASNILASMATTKIMSWVGSAATSIPAGAIGSAAGGGFVMEKTARLSSETEKVTVNIVNSGNTERPDVSYRRSDIEGLVLDIIYRDYNRNGMMRNLGTT